A region of the Cydia fagiglandana chromosome 20, ilCydFagi1.1, whole genome shotgun sequence genome:
acactggcacggcgtgggctatcaaaatcgctgcagacttttcttggtctaactctagctacTTATCGTTGCCTCAAGTCGCAAACCTCTTACGTCCTTCAGCTCAGTTCTGTCTGTCACGGCCCTGACAAGTTAGCCGCCAActttacctatagttcgtttttttagcattagaaataaagtCTCTCTTCttgatctctctctctctctcttttttttttgtttgaatcttgatgtcttttaatttttcatttatattcttctgctttcataagcagtactttttgatttttaaaaagcgtttttcaattaaaagacatgtcagtatcgcttaccttcttgcaagttctttctaatgctaaaaaaacgaactatatattttTCACTTCATCCAGGGCGAAGGCGGTTACTTCGACACGACCCTCCCTTGGAAGGTGCTGGACTCGCCGGGGCTCATCTACGGCGACCAGAGCTTCCCCTCGCGCGAGGCGCTGCGCAGCCACGTGGCCTTCCTCCCCCCCGCGCACAAGGCGCCGCCCTCCCCTCCCACCCCCGTGCTGCACCGGAGCGCCACCCCCCGTATAGCGTTGGTTGCCGGGAACGGAAGACAGATGGCGCATATTTATTTGCAAGGAGTGCACGCTGATGGAGTTGAATATTTGTAGGTAATATTGGAAGAAAAATACGCGAACTCAGTAACAGTACATGAAAATGAATTTTTATGGGGTTTTTATATTAGATtgtatttttatagaaatctttcatgtatttttttttacttaatcattattaatttattattttagtattcTTTTTTCCGAAAATTATTACATACTGAAGTATGTATTCGGAATAACCAGAATACACCTgatatttttttgataaataTGATTTTGATTATGCTTTTATTGTTAATGACCACAGTAAAGACaatatttactaataaaaatagaGAACTGAAAGTTTGTATACATACTCAAGGGTTATTTTGCAATCCCAAGTTTTGTTAAtcgttttaataaaaacaatgtATAATAATcttgtctttttattaaaaaaaataaaccttTGCCTACAATAAATTAACATATTATTCCAAACCTTATTCCAACTAAATAAAGCCCATATTATAATCAGTCTTTATAAACTATTTGGTATCAATACcatttaaacataattatttataacataaattaTATCTTGTTGTGCACTGGTCAATAATCAAcatgaaataatatttttttctcctGATTGAATCTATTTATCACTTATAACAGTGTCTGCTGAACAACATTGGATTgtatcaatatttttaatgttctATAGTCCCACACCActgtttttttacctttttttacgCTTACCACTTCAGTGGCAAACCAGCGTACTGCCCGCCCGATgttaagcagtcaccgtagcgtATGGATGCCTGCATCATCAGAGATGTTACATGGGCGTGCCCCTTACATTAGTCGATGTACATCCTGACAAGGTCGGCCTCCTGCGCGGGCAGGCGCGTGGCGGGGCAGGCGCGGTGCGCGCGCAGGTGGCGCGAGATGCAGCTGTAGCAGAATATCAATCTGGAATAGAAATACCGACGTGAATTTACCAACTCCGAAAAAGGataccgtttttagggttccgtaccgaagGGTTTAAACGgtaccctattattaagactcttccgtccgtctgtctgtctgtgtccCACTGCAAAGGTCTTCCCTGTCTTTCGCtactcgtcacggctttgtgcatgctcccgccagtcgccaGAATGAGTCCAGGTCATTTCTTCATCTCAtttggtctgcctctgcctcgggTCTGTGGTGCCCATTCGGTCGCTATTTTGGCCCATCTGTCCGGGTGCATCCGACAGAAACAAACAGAACAAACAACAAAATAGAAAGGTTataattatacacggtgtaacatgacgaaaccgaataatttcaacagcgtattcctgattatatttagagacaaaaatgtcctataaacttttttgttttagagttaataccaatttaaaaaaaaaacaattttattgtaacatagtgcaaaacgcctttttgatggcgatgttgctgctatgggacatagtctaaatatccttattgatagatgtcgaacagtgacaagtaacactttgcaaaaagtaggttttacgaaaaaaaatgtaaaaatcaattttaagtgacaagtttacataacatttattttttattagggttccgtacccaaagggtaaaacgggaccctattactaagacttcgctgtccgtccgtccgtccgtccgtctgtcaccaggctgtatctcacgaaccgtgatagctagacagttgaaattttcacagatgatgtatttctgttgccgctataacaacaaatactaaaaacagaaaataataaatatttaaatggggctcccatacaacaaacgtgatttttgaccaaagataagcaacgtcgggagtagtcagtacttggatgggtgaccgttttttttttgcttttttttgtttttttttttgcattatggtacggaacccttcgtgcgcgagtccgactcgcacttgcccggttttgtaCATATACTTTCAAAAAAtggaaaatacaaatcaaaaatatttttttttgagctAAAATGACCTCACCGGCTCACCTAAGCTCatgttacattttttccttcttttgacctcagaaatgcgtggttaaaattattcggtttcctcatgttacaccgtgtatatatttaCCCGGAGACGGGGAGTGCCGTGGGCGTCTTCCAGTGCTGCAAGCATATGGGGCACTTGTTCCTCCACCGCTCCATGGCAGGGTCCCGCTGGAAACAGtaatatacatacattaatTGCATTCTTTACAGTTAGACCAACATAAcgctgcagcgattttgatagcatataCTGTGTAGTGTTATACGActtaatccatactaatattataaaggctaaagtatgtctgtctgttacctcttcacgcttaagccgctgaaccgatttagttgaaatttggtatagagatagtttgagtcccggggaaggacataggatagtttttatatcggaaatcatccctgaagagagtgtaAAGGGGgatggaattgaaagagttaatgaattgcctaataattgaagtaagcaatgcgcgaattgaatgattgctattagcattatccaggcgctttacctactttagctgctgtcactaattccacgcaggcGAAGTCGAGGGCAAAAGCTAGTTTcatataagtttgacgtttaaaataactcgtATGCACTGTCAAAATCTAGGTATATTGGTCTCATTCTACCACTGAAAGTGTACTGAAACCTATTGTCCGCTACTGACAGTGTGGAATGaccattgacgtataatatctaaggacgggctaaTGGGGCACTAAAATGGTAGGTACTAGTTCAGtggtgttactcacgaattccagccaatcgtgcagtctaacgcaactagatgcgaccaatcgcgcgcgtgatgagaactcatcaaccaatcgcgttgtagcggtttcacaccgctgtactggcccctgtcttgcctcattattattgcccgtaaagccagtccctgGATATctcatcattggcctgtcacatcaataagatgatggttcaaacagcgtctatattaagagtgcggcacttccgcaaatgactattaagtccaatgcgagagcggcagccgcgaccgcatagCTGACAGGAGAATGCTGTGCCCGGTGATGAAGGTGGGAGAGCGGCGCGCTGGTGTCTCAGTTCTCGCCTAGTGTGAAGAAGGCTGTCCCTGGATATCTATGTCGATGGGAATGCCAGTGAGGTCTGACCTGCGGGGGCTGCGGGCAGGCGGCGGTGTCGGTGGCCGGAGCCCGGGTCTCCCACCAGCGCAGGAACTGCACGGCGAAGGCGCCGTACTCAACGCAGCGGAGCGCCAGGCTGCCTAGCATGGGGAACGACACTGCCGCACTCCTGTACAACACATACatcaaatatttcatttttagtacaagcttttatcgctgactgtgcTCTTCATTCCACAGTcaactaatactcgtattaATCAGGAGTTTGTTACCGGTCCCATATTGAAATACCCTCATCCAATTGAGGGGGTCTTAAATCTTCTCGAGACACAGGTGTAGGACCAGGACTGCTAATGATGGAGTAGGGCTAGATACACCATGATTACCATGAAGGTATGCTGCCAGTTGTATCAGTTTGGCGAGTGACCGGGATAGTACATACTTACCCAAACTGTCCCGAAACTAGACTCCTGACCAAATCCCCCCACGTATCATCTTGTGCTTGAGGAGGAGCGTCTCTCAAGGTCAACCCTAGGGCTGCCAGAGATGGAGTAGGGCTAGGTGCGCCACGAAGGTACGCTGCCAGTTGGATCAGTTTGGCGAGCGAGGTCACTAGGTGGATGGTGGAGTATACGTGGATGGCTGCGCGCTTCGCTGTGGCTATGTGACCCTGTCCGAAAATATGttgattttgataatgataatggcTATAAACTATgatatttattgatttataacTGTCGTTTTACTTAACTGCAGTAAATTAGCTAAGAGTAGATTATACCATGAAAACAAAGATCATAGCACAGAGA
Encoded here:
- the LOC134674437 gene encoding peroxisome assembly protein 12, with product MAVYAAHLTRTLQGAPSVFQVVAQEALGATVKPAFGKLVEYLATVYPDRLGWCERWYDELFLLFEGFLQYHYLKHYAASFSESFYGLVRAPVSPSGEFHSGSRLPRSAELGSLALLVLLPYLRDRLERAVTRWRDEHEDGILGKGHIATAKRAAIHVYSTIHLVTSLAKLIQLAAYLRGAPSPTPSLAALGLTLRDAPPQAQDDTWGDLVRSLVSGQFGSAAVSFPMLGSLALRCVEYGAFAVQFLRWWETRAPATDTAACPQPPQRDPAMERWRNKCPICLQHWKTPTALPVSGLIFCYSCISRHLRAHRACPATRLPAQEADLVRMYID